One genomic region from Bombyx mori chromosome 6, ASM3026992v2 encodes:
- the FRSB gene encoding phenylalanyl-tRNA synthetase beta subunit — MPTISLKRDALFAALGSTYTDEEFQDLCFKFGLELDEVTTEKQMLIKEQGDQADAELSDEILYRIDIPANRYDLLCLEGLVDGLLVFQGKKPPPQYKVKKYEDCNSLHLTMATAQIRPYAVAAVLRGITFTKESYDSFIDLQDKLHQNICRKRTLVAIGTHDLDTIHGPFIYDALPPNEIKFKALNQPKELTAPELMELYSNHAQLKQYLGIIKESPVYPIIKDKNGVILSMPPIINSDHSKITLNTKNVFIECTATDLTKAIVVLDTVVSMFSKYCTSEYEVQQCKVFSPDGTYELYPKLQYREELINVDKANNYIGISEEGDKLASLLSRMCLQTAHEGSVLRVRVPPTRHDVIHACDLYEDIAIAYGYNRIARRPARAVTSGGQDPANKLTEQLRNECARAGYTEALTFTLCSREDVSTKLGVKIEDVPAAHISNPKTLEFQVVRTLLLPGLLKTIAANKKMPLPLKLFEISDVVLLDENAESGARNVRRACGVHCGRAAGFQHVHGLLDRLMAQLRVRHRDQYALRPAQDPAYFPGRCAEVVLQGKVIGKIGVIHPNVLTAFELTNPCSAVEIDIEPFV; from the exons ATGCCCACAATTTCTTTAAAGCGCGATGCGCTTTTCGCCGCACTCGGTTCTACATACA CTGATGAAGAATTTCAAGACCTATGTTTCAAATTTGGTTTAGAGCTTGATGAAGTT ACTACGGAGAAACAAATGTTAATTAAAGAACAAGGTGACCAAGCAGATGCTGAATTATCTGATGAGATCCTCTACAGAATAGACATCCCAGCCAATAGATATGACTTATTGTGCCTCGAAGGACTTGTTGATGGTCTATTAGTGTTCCAGGGGAA gAAACCTCCACCTCAGTACaaagtgaaaaaatatgaagacTGTAACTCTTTACACCTAACGATGGCCACAGCACAAATAAGACCCTATGCTGTAGCAGCTGTACTTAGAGGCATTACTTTTACAAAGGAATCTTATGATAGTTTCATTGATCTACAG GACAAACTGCACCAAAACATTTGCAGGAAAAGGACTTTAGTGGCTATAGGAACACATGATCTGGACACTATACATGGTCCATTCATCTATGATGCATTGCCTCCAAATGAGATTAAGTTCAAAGCTCTTAATCAGCCAAAAGAATTAACTGCACCTGAATTAATGGAGTTATATTCG AATCACGcccaattaaaacaatatttaggaATCATAAAGGAGAGCCCAGTGTATCCAATCATCAAAGATAAAAACGGAGTGATATTGTCTATGCCTCCAATAATTAATAGTGATCATTCTAAAATTACACTAAATACAAAGAATGTATTCATAGAATGCACTGCAACTGATTTAACTAAG gctATTGTAGTTCTGGACACGGTGGTCAGCATGTTCTCGAAATACTGCACGAGCGAGTATGAAGTACAACAATGTAAAGTTTTCTCTCCTGATGGAACTTACGAATTGTATCCCAAGCTTCAATATAGAGAAGAACTTATTAATGTTGATAAAGCCAACAACTATATTGGGATCAG TGAAGAAGGTGATAAGCTAGCGTCGTTGCTGTCCCGGATGTGTCTCCAGACCGCGCACGAGGGCTCCGTGCTGCGCGTGCGAGTCCCCCCCACGAGGCACGACGTCATTCACGCTTGCGACCTCTACGAAGACATCGCTATAGCATACGG GTACAACCGCATAGCGCGGCGCCCCGCCCGCGCCGTGACGTCAGGCGGACAGGACCCCGCCAACAAACTCACGGAGCAGCTGCGGAACGAGTGCGCCCGCGCCGGCTACACTGAAGCGCTCACCTTCACACTT TGCTCCCGTGAAGACGTATCTACGAAATTGGGTGTTAAAATCGAAGATGTACCGGCCGCCCACATCTCCAATCCCAAGACCCTGGAGTTCCAAGTAGTCCGAACGTTGTTACTACCCGGGCTGCTGAAAACCATTGCTGCAAACAAAAAAATGCCTTTACCCTTGAAACTCTTCGAGATCAGCGATGTTGTGCTTCTAGATGAGAATGCCG AAAGCGGGGCACGCAACGTGCGGCGCGCGTGCGGCGTGCACTGCGGGCGCGCGGCCGGCTTCCAGCACGTGCACGGCCTGCTCGACCGGCTCATGGCGCAGCTGCGGGTGCGGCACCGCGACCAGTACGCGCTGCGACCTGCGCAAG atCCCGCTTATTTCCCTGGTCGCTGCGCTGAAGTTGTACTTCAAGGAAAAGTAATCGGAAAGATTGGAGTCATCCACCCGAATGTGCTGACAGCATTCGAGCTTACGAATCCGTGCTCTGCTGTTGAAATAGATATTGAACCATTCGTGTAA